The following proteins are encoded in a genomic region of Chiloscyllium plagiosum isolate BGI_BamShark_2017 unplaced genomic scaffold, ASM401019v2 scaf_7477, whole genome shotgun sequence:
- the LOC122546123 gene encoding transferrin receptor protein 2-like, whose translation MTRPVFAILQGGLVYGYYGRNEDFETLKKHNVPVQGNIVILRVGRISFAEKVASAEQYGATGVLIYLDPSDYQQGFRQQDFYSNSCLSGHVSTHQ comes from the exons ATGACCAGGCCTGTTTTTGCGATTTTGCAGGGAGGATTGGTCTATGGTTACTATGGGAGAAATGAGGACTTTGAGACACTGAAGAAGCATAATGTCCCTGTCCAAGGCAACATTGTCATTCTCCGAGTCGGCCGCATTAGCTTTGCTGAGAAG GTAGCCTCAGCTGAGCAGTATGGAGCGACTGGTGTTCTGATCTATCTTGACCCCAGTGACTATCAGCAGGGATTTAGACAACAGGATTTCTACAGCAACAGCTGTCTCTCAGGACATGTAAGTACACACCAGTGA